From Ipomoea triloba cultivar NCNSP0323 chromosome 5, ASM357664v1, the proteins below share one genomic window:
- the LOC116018882 gene encoding cyclin-dependent kinase inhibitor 7-like — MKRDQEVVDVAGTRGEKRRKIDEGESKLSTALIQLKSHQKSTSVVPENSPSPASFDGPAASPKSDHVEVSCISGHDGCELTEENLKFSDLDEEREDIATSKCNSETGESGETSPLREYQAELGELESTASPRVEAYSLKIKKSTPEKMPSEAEIEDFFAAAEKKIQKRFAEKYNFDIVEDKPLEGRYEWVQLQP, encoded by the exons ATGAAGAGAGATCAAGAGGTTGTGGATGTGGCCGGTACGCGAGGGGAGAAAAGGAGGAAGATAGATGAAGGAGAATCGAAGCTTTCTACGGCCTTAATTCAGCTGAAAAGCCACCAAAAAAGCACATCAGTTGTACCTGAAAATTCACCTTCTCCAGCTAGCTTCGACGGTCCAGCTGCGAGCCCCAAGTCCGATCACGTTGAAGTGTCTTGTATCTCCGGCCATGATGGTTGCGAGCTCACTGAGGAAAACCTGAAATTCTCAGATCTAGAT GAAGAGAGGGAAGACATTGCGACGTCGAAGTGTAATTCTGAGACAGGAGAGAG CGGTGAAACATCGCCGTTGAGGGAGTACCAAGCTGAACTGGGCGAGCTGGAGTCAACAGCAAGTCCGCGGGTAGAGGCTTATTCTCTTAAGATTAAGAAATCAACACCTGAGAAGATGCCTTCAGAAGCTgaaattgaagatttttttgCTGCAGCCGAGAAAAAAATCCAGAAACGATTTGCAGAAAA GTATAACTTCGACATTGTTGAAGACAAGCCATTGGAAGGTCGTTACGAGTGGGTTCAATTACAGCCATGA
- the LOC116018711 gene encoding uncharacterized membrane protein At3g27390-like, with the protein MEGWVKALYVVFAFCTALTFGALKSLLVGSIAGLIVILGNVGIVLGLFPSHVFWTAYTLVKTSRLDAPMKVAFLLALPALFAIWLGLSIAGSVIVGVGYGFFAPWVSAFEAFRHDNESKKFFHCIVDGTWGTIQGSCTVVQDFADICYHSYPLYLQELRESPASLELQPFRFIHVLGCVVVGVMGLVVEIPLYTVIAVLKSPYMLFKGWYRLIHDLISREGPFLETACIPVAGLTILMWPLVVIGSIVMAIFSSFFIGLYGAVVLYQERSFRRGLAYIIAMVAEFDEYTNDWLYLREGSFFPKPRYRKNKVSNTTDFSVRRNSSIHGKLRSAPAMLMPSASSRSVREVIQEVKMVQVWQNMIKMCEVRGKELLDSNVITQSDLEDWSKAKNGNGASIVNVGLPCYTFLQTILHSVEAGSDGLLLLDNLEVTYLNRPRDRLVDWFFQPVMDLKEQIKVMGLEEGEIRYLEKTVLFRRNTERFKGWENGSLAPQDAIRAAQIEGISRRTVGMITMVSKLPTYRRLFGQIVKALIAYSIPTEGCPTRAIPHCVHKATGSTRSVSSRTTGSIEVVV; encoded by the exons ATGGAAGGTTGGGTGAAGGCCCTTTATGTAGTTTTTGCTTTCTGCACTGCTCTCACTTTTGGTGCTCTCAAAA GTTTGCTGGTCGGTTCAATTGCTGGGCTAATAGTAATACTAGGGAATGTTGGGATTGTGCTAGGTCTCTTCCCATCACATGTTTTCTGGACTGCTTACACCCTTGTCAA GACTAGTAGGCTTGATGCACCCATGAAAGTTGCATTCTTGTTAGCTTTGCCTGCTTTGTTTGCAATATGGTTGGGTTTGAGCATAGCCGGTAGTGTTATTGTGGGTGTTGGATATGGGTTCTTCGCGCCCTGGGTTTCAGCTTTCGAGGCCTTTAGGCACGATAATGAATCCAAGAAGTTCTTTCATTGCATTGTG GATGGTACCTGGGGAACAATCCAAGGTAGCTGCACTGTTGTTCAAGATTTTGCTGATATATGCTACCATTCTTATCCACTCTACTTGCAGGAGCTGCGAGAATCCCCCGCTTCACTTGAGCTTCAACCTTTCCG GTTCATCCATGTTCTGGGATGTGTCGTTGTTGGGGTGATGGGGCTCGTTGTCGAAATTCCTCTTTACACAGTTATAGCCgtgttgaagagtccatacatgctGTTCAAGGGATGGTACAGGCTGATCCATGATCTTATCAGCCGGGAAGGCCCGTTCTTAGAAACAGCCTGCATACCTGTTGCCGGTTTGACAATCCTAATGTGGCCGCTTGTTGTTATTGGTAGCATCGTAATGGCTATTTTTTCGAGTTTTTTCATTGGACTATATGGAGCTGTTGTTCTATATCAG GAAAGATCTTTCAGGCGCGGTCTTGCTTATATTATTGCAATGGTGGCAGAATTTGATGAGTACACAAACGACTGGCTTTATCTCCGGGAAGGGTCGTTCTTCCCCAA GCCTCGGTACAGAAAAAACAAGGTATCCAACACGACAGACTTCTCTGTTAGAAGAAATAGTTCCATTCACGGTAAACTAAGGTCAGCGCCAGCTATGCTTATGCCAAGTGCATCATCAAGATCAGTTCGAGAAGTGATACAGGAAGTGAAAATGGTTCAG GTGTGGCAGAACATGATAAAGATGTGCGAGGTTAGGGGAAAGGAGTTGCTGGATTCCAATGTGATTACccaatctgaccttgaggattGGTCCAAGGCGAAGAACGGGAATGGGGCTTCGATTGTCAATGTCGGGCTGCCTTGTTACACATTCTTGCAGACAATACTACACTCTGTCGAAGCGGGATCAGATGGTCTGTTGCTTCTTGATAATCTCGAGGTCACATACCTTAACAGGCCGCGAGACAGATTGGTGGACTGGTTCTTCCAGCCCGTTATGGACCTGAAAGAGCAGATTAAAGTCATGGGGTTGGAGGAGGGCGAGATACGATATCTCGAGAAAACTGTTCTCTTCAGGAGGAACACTGAGCGGTTTAAGGGCTGGGAAAATGGTAGTTTGGCGCCTCAGGACGCCATTAGAGCTGCTCAGATCGAAGGCATCAGTCGAAG AACGGTTGGAATGATAACAATGGTGTCAAAGCTTCCGACTTATCGGAGATTGTTCGGACAGATTGTGAAGGCATTGATTGCTTATTCCATTCCTACTGAAGGTTGTCCCACAAGAGCCATTCCACATTGTGTGCATAAAGCCACAGGATCCACCAGATCAGTGTCTTCAAGAACAACTGGTTCTATTGAAGTTGTTGTATAG
- the LOC116018712 gene encoding eukaryotic initiation factor 4A-I: MDAAEAPLSTSPSQSSFSQQRHFYHAVDRLKFKMETLVDLLGMAGRLPCLPMVVCCSTRDELDAVYSALSTLSYISISAVYSDLSEADRAQVFATFRQAVMRWNRQPMAQPQDAGNGEKEEKSHMIVVTDACLPLVNSGELPFNARVLINYELPTKKETYMRRMATSLAADGIVINMVVGGEVVALKNIDENSGFLIAEMPINILEML, from the exons ATGGATGCAGCCGAAGCCCCTCTATCGACCTCTCCATCCCAATCTAGTTTCAG CCAACAACGCCATTTCTATCATGCTGTCGACAGACTAAAGTTCAAGATG GAGACATTAGTCGATCTATTGGGCATGGCGGGCCGTCTTCCTTGCTTGCCAATGGTGGTTTGTTGCAGCACCCGGGACGAGCTTGATGCTGTTTACTCCGCCTTATCAACCCTCTCCTACATCTCTATCTCTGCCGTG TACAGTGACCTCTCTGAGGCAGACAGAGCGCAGGTTTTTGCCACGTTTCGACAGGCTGTGATGAGGTGGAATCGTCAACCCATGGCTCAACCACAAGATGCAGGGAATGGAGAAAAGGAAGAGAAGTCTCACATGATTGTTGTGACAGATGCTTGCCTTCCTCTGGTTAACTCTGGGGAGTTACCTTTTAATGCCCGTGTCTTGATTAATTATGAGTTACCAACTAAAAAG GAAACGTATATGAGGCGCATGGCTACTAGTTTGGCAGCAG ATGGAATTGTGATCAACATGGTTGTTGGAGGTGAGGTTGTAGCGCTCAAAAACATTGACGAAAACAGTGGCTTTCTAATAGCAGAAATGCCCATAAAT ATTTTAGAGATGCTGTGA